One segment of Laspinema palackyanum D2c DNA contains the following:
- a CDS encoding agmatine deiminase family protein, translating into MTTLTPPVVTYRMPAEWEPHQACWLAFPSHEDLWMESLEAARGEFVDLCRAIADPDPVSGECRGEQLEILVLNEGVKAIAEAALTGISARFHIIPFGDIWLRDIGPIFRFEPDGTLATVRFNFNGWGEKYILEGDAEVAETISDRLNLPSYHFPITLEGGAIEVDGEGTCLTTRECLLNPNRNPQLTQAELEEILHAAFGVSKVLWLNQGLLNDHTDGHIDTIARFIAPGVVLCMEPREADDPNAAVLTEIAQNLSEMTDAKGRPLQVIRIPSPGKIVDENGEIVPASYANFYIGNRTVVVPTYGAKYDQEAVEAIGKLFPTRRTIGRSAKAILLGGGAFHCITQQQPTGRQQQPAGV; encoded by the coding sequence TTGACTACCCTAACTCCCCCTGTGGTAACGTATCGAATGCCTGCTGAATGGGAACCCCATCAGGCTTGTTGGTTGGCTTTTCCCAGTCATGAAGACCTCTGGATGGAGAGTTTAGAGGCGGCGCGTGGTGAATTTGTGGACCTCTGTCGGGCGATCGCTGACCCGGATCCCGTCTCCGGCGAATGTCGTGGAGAACAGTTAGAAATTCTGGTCCTGAATGAAGGGGTAAAAGCGATCGCTGAAGCGGCTTTAACCGGCATTTCAGCGCGATTTCATATTATCCCCTTTGGAGACATTTGGCTAAGGGATATTGGCCCAATTTTTCGCTTTGAACCCGATGGTACTCTCGCCACAGTCCGCTTTAATTTTAACGGATGGGGTGAAAAATATATTTTAGAGGGTGATGCTGAAGTGGCAGAAACCATCAGCGATCGCCTCAATTTACCCAGTTACCATTTCCCGATTACCCTAGAAGGGGGGGCGATCGAAGTCGATGGCGAAGGCACTTGTTTAACCACTCGGGAATGTTTGTTAAATCCCAATCGCAACCCCCAACTCACCCAAGCAGAATTAGAAGAAATTCTGCACGCTGCTTTTGGGGTTTCTAAGGTGTTATGGTTAAATCAAGGCTTACTTAATGATCACACCGATGGACATATTGACACCATCGCCCGATTTATTGCACCGGGTGTCGTCTTATGTATGGAACCCCGAGAGGCAGATGATCCCAATGCCGCAGTCCTCACCGAAATTGCTCAGAATTTGTCAGAAATGACCGATGCCAAAGGTCGTCCCTTGCAAGTGATTCGCATTCCTTCCCCGGGTAAAATTGTTGATGAAAATGGCGAAATTGTCCCAGCGAGTTATGCCAACTTTTATATCGGAAATCGCACGGTTGTGGTTCCCACCTACGGCGCAAAGTATGATCAAGAAGCAGTAGAGGCGATCGGCAAACTGTTCCCCACTCGCAGGACTATTGGGCGATCGGCCAAAGCCATTTTATTAGGCGGTGGTGCGTTTCACTGCATCACGCAACAACAACCGACTGGGAGGCAGCAACAACCGGCGGGGGTTTAA
- the aguB gene encoding N-carbamoylputrescine amidase has translation MTQMVTVAALQTAFSEDKNTNVSRVTELVREAASKGAQIILPSELFEGYYFCREERDKFFAWAHPVEGHPTITHFQKIAAELNVVIPVSFFEKAGPAYYNSIAIVDADGTVLGIYRKSHIPDGPGYEEKFYFRPGNTGFKVWKTSYGTIGVGICWDQWFPECARSMVLMGADLLFYPTAIGSEPLDPDLDTKDPWQRVMIGHAVANIVPVVAANRIGTEEGQTFYGHSFIANQRGDKVAELDRDRPGVICASFDLDAIARTRASFGFFRDRRPELYGVLSTADGTL, from the coding sequence ATGACTCAAATGGTTACGGTTGCTGCGCTACAAACCGCCTTTTCTGAAGACAAAAATACCAACGTTTCTCGCGTCACAGAATTGGTCCGAGAAGCGGCATCGAAAGGCGCTCAAATTATCCTCCCTTCTGAATTATTTGAAGGCTATTATTTTTGCCGCGAAGAACGGGATAAGTTTTTTGCTTGGGCGCATCCCGTTGAGGGACATCCGACAATTACCCACTTTCAAAAGATAGCGGCAGAATTAAACGTGGTGATTCCTGTATCATTTTTTGAAAAGGCCGGGCCCGCTTATTATAATAGTATCGCCATTGTCGATGCTGATGGAACGGTTTTAGGGATTTATCGCAAAAGTCATATTCCCGATGGTCCCGGTTATGAGGAGAAATTCTATTTCCGTCCAGGAAATACGGGATTTAAAGTTTGGAAAACCAGCTATGGGACAATTGGCGTGGGAATTTGTTGGGATCAATGGTTTCCAGAATGTGCCCGATCAATGGTGTTAATGGGGGCGGATTTGTTGTTTTATCCCACGGCGATCGGCAGTGAACCTTTGGATCCGGATTTAGATACCAAAGACCCTTGGCAACGGGTGATGATTGGTCATGCGGTGGCGAATATTGTCCCCGTTGTGGCAGCAAATCGCATCGGGACGGAAGAGGGACAAACCTTTTATGGTCATTCCTTTATTGCCAATCAACGGGGGGATAAGGTGGCGGAATTAGACCGCGATCGCCCGGGGGTAATTTGTGCCAGCTTTGATTTGGATGCGATCGCCCGAACTCGTGCCTCTTTTGGCTTTTTCCGCGATCGGCGTCCTGAACTCTACGGCGTTCTTTCTACTGCCGACGGAACACTTTAA
- a CDS encoding metal ABC transporter permease, protein MMIANFLEIFNPFQGDLLLGNTAWTNFLELLSFPFMQRAIAGGVLLGILGGFLGTFVVLRQLSFFSHAVGHSALVGVVLGVLLQVDPNWTLLPFTLLFGLSSLYLIERTKLPSDSVFSIAVSGALAIGVILTSFIPGYRGNLMAVLFGDILAIGQTDIFLIVGLLVISCLFLFSTWRQQILLTLNPELAQVQGVAVDIHRYLFVVLLSLTVAISIKAVGILLINAFLVIPAATAKLLTHHFTLFITLSVILGATSSLVGMLGSGLFNFASGPSIVVVQFSVFLAVLCGSQILNLKVFRRQ, encoded by the coding sequence GACAAACTTCCTGGAATTACTGAGTTTCCCTTTCATGCAACGGGCGATCGCCGGTGGGGTCTTGCTGGGAATTCTCGGAGGGTTCCTCGGTACTTTTGTAGTGTTGCGCCAACTTTCGTTTTTCAGTCATGCCGTGGGACATTCGGCGTTAGTTGGGGTCGTGTTAGGGGTGTTATTGCAGGTTGACCCGAATTGGACGCTGTTACCGTTTACCCTCTTATTTGGACTCTCCTCCTTGTATTTAATCGAACGCACAAAATTACCCAGTGATAGTGTGTTTAGTATTGCCGTTTCTGGGGCCTTGGCAATTGGGGTAATTTTGACCAGTTTTATCCCCGGATATCGAGGAAATTTAATGGCGGTGTTGTTTGGAGATATCCTGGCGATCGGGCAAACTGATATTTTCTTAATTGTGGGATTACTGGTTATTAGTTGCCTGTTTTTATTCTCAACTTGGCGGCAGCAAATTTTACTCACCCTGAATCCAGAACTGGCCCAAGTTCAAGGAGTTGCTGTTGATATTCATCGTTATTTGTTTGTAGTTTTGCTGTCTCTGACTGTGGCAATTTCTATCAAGGCGGTGGGGATTTTACTGATTAATGCGTTTCTGGTGATTCCCGCAGCAACGGCCAAATTACTCACTCATCATTTTACCCTATTTATTACCCTTTCGGTGATATTGGGGGCAACCAGTTCTCTGGTGGGAATGCTAGGGTCAGGACTGTTTAATTTTGCCTCGGGCCCTAGCATTGTGGTGGTGCAATTTTCAGTGTTTTTGGCCGTATTATGCGGGAGTCAAATCTTGAACCTTAAAGTGTTCCGTCGGCAGTAG